The sequence TCACAGCTGTCATTTTCCAGGGATGAGCAGCTTCATTCCTGGTTCCAAGGTGCATCCTGACATGATGCAGCCATGGTCCCTATCCTGAACCCTGCATGCTCACCTCTGCACCCCCGGGCACAGCCCAGGCTTTCAGCCTCGCCATTTGAAAACACTTCTAGGTAAAATAAGGTCTGGACACCCCCCTGGGGGTCACCACGCAGAGTCCCTCCGCTCTGTCCATTCAGGGGAGCGCGGCTCTCCCAGGAGCAGCCGCCACACAAACATCATCCGACAGACCACGAATCTTCTACAGACAGAACAGGGCCGGGGCTGGAGGCACCccgacacacacacacacactgtacAGAGGAATGGATTTACTAAAGAGTCTGGAGAGAGCTGTGGTGCTCCCGGCAGTGCTGGCAGGTGTGGAGCCGGGCGGCTGGGGCAGCAGTGTGTGGTCTGCAGCGGATCGCTCCGGGCACTCGATGACTTTCCATTGGGTATCCCCGGCATCATTGCACCCCTTCTTCTTCCACGTACGTCGAGGGAAACCAGCCGACCTGAGGGGAGATGGAGAGCTGAGCGGTGGGGAGTAGCAGGGAGCTCCTGTCCCACCTTTGGGACTGCTCCTCTGTCACCACACACTGTTCCTTGTGTTATCTCTACAGCACCAAATCCAGCCACACAGCAGTGATAGGGAGGTGATGCAGCTCTTAGATGCAGCTCTTAGATGCAGCTGCTACCTAAATATGCACAGTGACCAGAGCTAGCGACTGTACATTATCTCAGTATGTGGCTGCAATAAAGAAGGGATCAAGAATGTATCCCCCCCAGTGCTGCAAACCCTATGGGACATCCTTACAAGCCATCAGtttgctgctttcctccagGCTACCAAGCCTTCCAATTGCAGAACCTCCCAGTtattgggcatggtggggatggatcAATGGTTGGACATTAACAGTTCTATCACTCTATCATTAGTTTCCTTGCATGCAAGCTTGAGGAAGAGGACATATGGACACCACATGGACCACGAGGTAAAAAGGAGATGAGACACCAATTGCACAGGGAATGGGACACCAACTGCACGTACCCTCCCATTGGTTTCCCCCTTCCACCAGCCCTGGTCGCCGCCGATCCTGCTGTAGATCTTCACCACGTCGCCCTCCCGCAGCGACAGCTCCCGCATGTCCCGTGCTGCAAAGTTGTAGCGTGCCACTGCCGTCCCTATGACCCGTGGGGTGAACACTGCAAGGGGACAAAGCAAAGTGTTGGGAATGGCCTCCACCACATTGAGCAGCCGAAGCCTGGGGAAAGCTCCATGGGGTTCAACCTGGGTTTTCCACCATGGTGCTGGCTCCCATTGCAATGCCATGACCTGGATCAGCTCTGGTTTCATCTGTAATGGGGTGGTCAAGGGTGAAGTGGATCCTGTTGGGCTCATAGAGTCCCGTGGTCAGAGCTGGGACAGCACCCTGGCTGCCCAGAAGGGGCTGCGATCCATTGGTGGGGATTGCTGAGGTAATATGGTGAGAAgggaaggcaaaaggaaagatttcaaaGGAATCAATAGTTATTCATGGTGGAATCATGGAAAAATCCCTTTCCAACCATTAATAACTCCTGACGGGACCACCGTGCCAAAAGGGGTTTGACAAATCAGCTTGTGTTTGAACCACCACAAAACTGGGACTGGATTCTCCTAGAGATGTCGAGCAGTTCATCTCCATTGCTTCGTGCAGGGAAGTGCAGGGCATGGGGAGGAGACTGTTGGAGAACTGCACACAGAGGAgcagtggggatgggctggaggTGAGGGAGAGAGGTACAGGACAGTCCCCATCACCACAGGGCGCTCCTGGGCAAGCAGAGAGGGGGGGAAGGTTCTATGTGTGGAGTTtgcaaaatgagaaggaaaaaaaacctaagaaCCTTGAAGGAAAAACAGGGTTTGGTCAAATGACTCTTTTTGCCCTGGGATTTTTGAgtattaattaatatatatatatatatttgattttgCAAACCGAGGTTGAACTAAGCTTGAGGAAAAGCTTTGCCCAGATTTCCAGCTCTCGGGATGGGAGGAGATGAGGATGGCGATGGAGGAGAGGTGGACACACAGCGTGCAATCATCCATCCCCACCAGGCTGGAGAATGGAACTACGACAGCTTTGAGCTCTTTTATCAGGAGCTTGCTCAGAGCCCATTTCAGCACAGAGCCAAACTTTGTGTGCAGTTAAAGGACTTCAAACTCCCAGTGATGTTCTAACACCCTGAAAAGTTGTGTTCTTCCCAAACACAGCTTGAGGGAAAACACATGTGGCTCAACAGATGGGTTTTCCCTGTCCAGCATAAAGAAAATGCTGGCAAATAGAAGCATAAAAAAGACACATTTTCATTCTGATCCCTTATAAACAGGGAGGAAGATGCTGGTCTGTAATGCATTTAAAGTCAGAACTCCACGGTGGAGATCCTGAGCCCCAGACACACTTACAGCCCAGGTTTCCCATCCCCTTAGTGCAGTTTTCCTGAGCAGGCTGAGATCCCAGAGCTCAAAAACTGCTGGACACTGAGATGTTCTCCTTAGCCAGAAGGGATGGCCAGGCTGGAAGATGGTGTGATGCCAATGTTCCTTTGGTGAAACACACAGGATGAGCAAGTCTAGCTTGAAGTACATCATGAGATGCCAATGTGCCGGAGCTTTGCATTAATTTAAGCACCCTTTCTCAATAGCAACAGTTCCAATCAATCCAAAAAGCTCCTGCTTTGATTTTTAGGGAGAGCATTTGCTCTTGGCAAAGCCATGATTTATTCACTTGTTTCCAGGCTGAGCCACTGGCAGGGCATGGCCGGGGCCCCCTGAGCTGCATGTGGGTGCAGAAGGGACAGCGGGGAGCACGTAGGTCCCACTGTGATGGCTTTCaagctggggatgctgtgggtcTCTCCATGGGGTACCTGACCAGAAGGGACTGGAGGAGCTCTGAGAAGAAAAGTTGAGGCCCTGAggactgagaaaagaaaagttGTAGGAAGCACAGGAGGCTGCAAAGAGGttaagagagaaacagaaagatgcagaacacgcattaaaaaggaaatgaaaagaaaagaaaatcataatgCACAATGCTGTAAAAGCCAATGGGGGAAAACACAGGGCAATGCATGCAGAGGTCACTCAGAACTGGGACAGCCGTGGCAGGTGCAGCCACTGTCCAAAGCATAAGGGCTGTACATTAGTGGAAAAGATGTCTGACCAACTTTTAGAACCTGATTTCCATTGATTTTCCACTTCCCCCATCAGCCCCATTAAAGGAGTCCCTCTGGGCTTCAAACCCCACCAGGAACACTGGAAACAGACCCCCATACATAAGCTGACATGGGCAGGAAAGCCACAATGCACCCAACCAGAGCTGCCACACATCTCTTTGCACTCAGCAAATCTCTGCTGAGCACAGTGGGACAAAGCAAGGGGGAaggcagcaaagagctgctgggATGTTGGCAAATCCCCATTCACATCAAGCCCATGCCCCAAAGAACGAGTGAGGTTTCCCATtgggagagcagcactgaggctgaGATGGGTCCTACCTGGAGAGCGGGTGAAGGTCCTGGAGGTAGAGCGTTCCCGTGACTTGTACGGGTATTTGAGTGTCGTGTCCAGCTGCTTGAAACTCTCCTTCAGTGAATGGTTCTGGTAGTATTCCACCAGCTCCTGCAAAGCACAGGGGGATGTGGCTGGGAGATGCTCTGCAGGACCAGCATCAGCCCTCCACGCTCCTGAAGAGCTGCAAGGACATACCAACAAGCTTTCAAACTTCTTGGCTTCTGTGATGTGGATCCAGTTGTCCTTCTCCACCACCTTGATGTGCTTCACTTCTTCGTTGAACCTATGACGGGATGCAAAGCTGCTCAGTGAAAGGTGTGCTCGTGCTCTGGGGTCATGCTCCATACTCCCCACAAGGTTGTACTCACTTGATGCTGATGGCAAAGCGCTCAGCCTCAGCTGGTCGCTCGCGGATCAGGTAGGTGCCGCTGACGTGGGCCTTCAGCAGGTTGTCCGTCTGCTGCCGTTCCATGTTCCCTGCAAACCTGAACCAGAGGGGCTGAGCATCCCACACTCCTAGGGGCCAAACTGCCTCCCCAGGGCATTTATGAGCTATTTAAGAGGATTCGGCTTCTTTCAAGCATTGGCGTATTTTAGGCAAAAAGGTGCATCTCTCTTATTAAAGGTGTGAAGGTTGGGCAAGTAGAGAAACAGATCCAATCCTTTAGAGGCAGAATCTGCCACTGAATAAAGAGTAATGGGCAATGCGGTTTGAAGGGAATTCCAAGCAATGGAACAccccctatgaggacagactgaggcCAGAATGGACCTTGAGCACCATGGAggagctgtaggtatccctgttcactgcagggagtagcaccagatggcctttaaaggaTCCTTCTGACTCAAATGGTTACCTGACCCTAAGTCCCTCAGGTTTCCAGGGCACCTAGAAAACCCCACTGGCTGTGAACTGGTCCCCAGAGAAAGGAGGCATCAATGTGAGCTGGAATAACTTAGACTCATGGTAATTCAGACTCATGAACTTGAAACCCTGGATGGTGCCAGCAGGAAGAggcaaagggaaagggaagcacAACCTCTCCTGCTCAGGCAGAAACTGCATCTTCCCTTCCCAAGCCATTTTCTCAGTGATGAAATCCCCACAAACACTGTGGATTCCAATGCCTGGACACCAAGGTgcactcacagctctgtgttggCACAGGTTGATGGCAAAGCAACAATTAAAACCAAAGCTGACACTTTTGAGTGCAACTCACCATGGGTACACTGTGTAGTCAATCTCCCGTGATGGTGGACGACTGTTGGGAGGCTGCAAAGAGAGCAGTGCTCATTACTGCCCAGCACCTAACGGGGTGCTCCTCTCCATGGGAGGGGTTTTGCCAGGCAGCTTCAGAGCCACCAGATCTGGGGGTGTAGGCCATTGTTAAGGACAAATGCTTCTCCCTCAGCCTCCCCACCCAGAACAGTTGTGGATGAgtgtgctgtgctttttccatttatttaagCCTTTTTAATTGGGATTTAagctgacagcactgctttctgtagCCAAAAAGGACTGGGGAGAGCCAAAGGCCCTTCAGGGCATCTCATGTACCCAGGAATGCAGCAGGAACCCGTCTCAACCAACCCACAGCAACACACGTACCCTGGCATCCACGGGGCAGGGCTTTACAGATGAGCTGGGGAAATAACCCGACTTCTTGGTCTGCAGCAGCCgcccctgcagagcacagagctggggatcAGCAGGGTGCACAGAGGAGCAATGTATAGATGAGGACAAACCCTAATACAGCTCCCAAGCACCGTGCAGCCCCAGCTCAAAGCCACGCTATAGAAGATGTGACAAAGGGATGATATGACAATGGCTTAAAACACGCCACCAGCTCCCTGAGGGAAGGGCCCTCACCTCCCACCACGGCGATTCAGGGTCCCCCCTCAGCAGCTCAATCACGTCTCCAATTTGGAACGTCAGCACTGGTTTGCCGGGTGGCGCGGGGTTCCCGTGGTAGTTCTGTACTGCCACCATTTTTGGACCTGGGGGGAGATGCAAAGCAGTTTCATCCCTGCTAAGGAAAAGCTAAAAGGCAATAACCTCCCACCACCTGCTGCTCCTTGACCTGTGAACTGCAAatctaacagcagcagcaggcaggaatTTGGGgcagaaagcatgaaaatgaaagggatCAGCAAAATGCCTGCAACtatgtgctctgtgctgggcttcAGCAGGGCCTGGAAAGCACCTCTCCACTCCGGTAGTTTGCAGCCAAAGTCCAGTTGTCTTTTAATTAATCACACATTAAATAGAGCTACCCAAAGTGTTCCACAATCACTGTGTTTGTCTTCAGATTGCTTCCccacctctgctgccagctgcctcTCCCCACCCAGTGGGACCACTGTGCCGTGTTTCCAAACCAGTGACCTGATTCGGTTTCTTTTTGCCAGGCTTGGCTTTCCTTTCAacaggaaaagcacaaaaacaatcTGTTCCTTCTTCTTTGAGACAGAACAAGGGCAGGGCAGCCCAGCACCCTGACCAGTAAATATATAGATGAGGTTGCAGCAACCATAGTGACTTGGATTCCCACCAGAGGGCAAAGCATCATGCATGGGCATGTTCCATCACTCTCAAGCTATTCATCATGCATGGGCATAGAGATGTTCCATCACTACCAtgctgctctgccaggcagAGCATGGCTTGCTCTCTATGCCCTCCTCTGTCTGAGCAGGGATTGCAAAAGCCCTCGGGAACAGGAGGAGAGCTCTGGGCATCCCATCCCCTTCCTGCAGCAACCAACTCTTATTTCCAGTTTCAAAAGGAGCTTTCCCCACATCCCATGTGCTCAAGCCTCTATGAAAACTCCTGCTGCAATCAAGATGCCCTCTTGCAATGCAGCAATGCCCTTACCAGGTCCGGCGCTCAGCAAGTCctgcaaagagagagaggaaaaagtccCATGAGGATGCAGCAGTCCCAGCTTTCCTCATCTGAAAACATCAGGACAGGAAACCTCCCTGtctctgctgggtgctggcacCTTCTGAAGTCAGTGGTGCCATGCAGACTGGGCCACTTTTAGCAACTGGTCTCCAGTCATGCCCCCAACTACTGGGACCCATGAGACCTCTGCCAGTGCCCCACCATGAGCTGAGCACCAAGCCAGGAAAGGACATAGGGAGGGATGTGGGGAAAGGGTCCTCATGCAACATACCTGGTCTGCTGAAGAACCTGCAAGAGAAATGATGAAATAAGCTGTTAGTTTACCGGGCAGCAAACCCAGTTTCTGCTTCCCTTAAAGCCATGAAGATCCATAAAGCAGCACTGACACCTGATCAAGGAGGAGTGTGGGGTCACTCCTCAGCTCCACACTTGGTGGGAGGGGATCAGCACTGGGCATGGATTTCTCACTTGTATCAAGCTCTGAGATTTGttccccattccatccccaaACACACCCGCTCCGATGCTGCTCCATGAAAATCCCCCATGTCTCAGAGcatcagcactgtgctgggtCACCACAGGAGTGTCCAGGCTGGTTCAAGGACAAGGATCTCTCCTTGagtttttttggtggtttggtCAGTCCTTTTGCTTATGAAACCACCAGCCACTatgagctgcagccctgggaggCAGCTGACAGCATGGTCAGATGTTTTATAGGTGTTAACAAGCATCTGATAGCACTTTTTGGGGAAGAATTTTGGGATCATTCACATCCATTAACCTCAATGTCAGAAGCTGCTGACACGGCAGCAAGTAACTCACCCATCTTGCAGGGAGGAATGATTTCCAGGCACTCCTTGTGAGCACCAGCTCCACATTTTGGGCAGAGATAGCCCTGGTAGAATGTTCCTCTGTGCAAAAGGAGGTCACAAGGTGTTAGTTCAGTCCCTATCCGTGTCTGTTTGCAAATGCAGCACGGCAAGAAGGGCACAGCTCACCTTAGGAACATCTTGCATGCTTTGCAGTTGGTGGTCTTTTCAAACGTGTACATCTGGAAGCTGTGGTGGTTTGCATTGGCTTTCTCTGGCTTTATGTTGGACCTGCAGGAAGGAATGGGGTTATTGACCTGCCCCCATCACCCGTCCTGCACTCATGGCCACTCGCTGTGGggtttgtttgcatttcagtcAATGTTAGGAAATAGGATATGGGGCAAACACTTGTGCAGATGACCTCGTGCTGGGTTCTGCCTCCCTTTGCATAGGGTCCCACCTTGCCAGCTCATGGGAGCTTTGCTACCAGAGCTGCTCTCCAATACTCAGCCCAATGCTCCTCGCCCCCATGCCCAGTGCTCACATTGCCATTTCAAACTGTTCCATCCACTTCCTCTTCATCTCCTCCGTCTTGCAGAAGAACTGGAAGCCCTGCTTTCCCTGGAGGTGGATCAGGTAGAAGCCATATGAccactgaaagagaaaacaagaagcaaatgCACAGCTGTGGTCCCAGCACCTGAGCAGCAATGAGCTTTTATTCACACTTCTCAAGAGCTGCTCTCAGCGCCTGCcccttttctctgctcctttggAAGGATAACAGTAGGGAAGGAAGAACAACTCTATCTCTACATCACATCACAGCTAATGATGCCTGAATCCGCCCTGTACTGTGCACTAGGGCCAAATGGGATTTTATGGTGGCAGATGAGAGAAGAGGGATTTTTCTGCTCCAGTGGATCATCCCCAGCCATTATCTCTCTCCCTGACAACAACTGACAGCCCAGGAGGAACATCTGACCTGCCCAACACACATATGCTCTGCCTGTCTCATTACAACGCTGCTCAGAaaaacatgagagaaaacagcatgcTTTGCTTACCATTTTTCCATGAGACTAGAAAGCATGGGAGAGCAAAGAGGAGATATATTGTATTAAAACACAAAGCTAGCAAGCtctgtttctatttaaaaaggTTGCTGGGAATATGTTATCCAAGGACTCGCCAGAGCAGCTCCAAAACACTCTCTGGCAGAGCTGTTCTCTGCTCCACCTACCTTCTTAATGTCCTTGTTGTTCATAGGGTCATCGGTCATCTTGTGGAAGAGCAGCTCGATAATTTCTTTCAGCTCATAATTGTATCCTTTCCTTTTGCAGACGATCACCActttatcaaataaaaataaatacctgcccaaagcaagcaaacaagcaagaTGATTAAGCAAGCAAACCAAGGTCCACATTCTTGGGGGAGCAGGGATGTGCTTTGTTAGGGATTAATGTACCCAGCTCATTTCTCTCTCAGGAGGATGCTGTTGCTCTCTCACCTGTCCTGCTTGGTGTGGTTCACAATGGAGCGGACCTTCAGCTCACCATCAATCTTCGGCCTCCCAAACTCCTCCAGCTTCACTTGCTGTAGGAAAGCAATGCATGGGTGAGAcctgcagccagggctgggctCAGGAACACCAAAATCCAAGCTACAGGACCTCAGCCTCAGCATCAGGAGGGCACCCAGCCCAAATCCAGGCATTTTTGCAAGATTTGGGATCCAGAATGCAAAAGCCCACAGATTAATTTGGGGTTCCTTTCAAAAGCAGAACCAGGGCTCTTTACTTTTAATCCCTATCCTGAACCAAGACTGGGGATTTGGGGCAGGCTGATGTCCAACCCAATGGTTTGGTCAGTTGGGTTTTCAGCTCCAAAGCCCTCATGCATTGTTGAGTTCCATACATGAGCTCACCTACAGGGAAAAACCACAGTGAAGAGGCACCGCTCGTCAGGGAAATAAAGATAATACAAGAAATAATTGTATGCAGCTGTGTGTACACCCTGCATTCATCTCATTGTTGTGCCACGTGGGCTCTGTATACACAACACCAACCACTCCACAACTTCCAGTTCTGTGCAACAAAAGGAAACGCTGAGCGGAACGTGAGTGGGGTTGATGAGCAGACGGAGCCCCTGCTTTGTTAACATCTCATCTCCCACACATCAaacctgctgcaggagggagggagctgctcagtgccccCATTTGCATTCATAGCCTTATGGAGCACGCTGTCTGATTGCTCACATGGATTGGGATTATCATGGCTGTATTAAAACCCATGGGCTGCAATGGCCCGTATCCCACTTGAGAATTTTTTGCAGGTTTCTCTAACAAATTAAGGATTTTGTCTCCATCTGTTAAATAATCATCAATTAGAAGTTCATTGTTTTCAAACGAAGCCCAAGTTCAAAGAAACCAAAGCCACCATACCTTTGGGAAGCCCTTAGGGTGGGCATTGCTCAGCATCTCCCCTCCCTCGGCCCTATTGGAGCATCTCAGGTGTCAGACCCCAAATTGCATTACCCCAATGTAAAGAGTGACTGTGGAgcagctgtgcccacagctgcccAGTCATCCCCTTCCACCCCAAGTGGGGGATAAAGCTtgtcagcctgcagctctgagcattAAATGGATGGGTTTCTTCAGGGCTATGAGCACACAAGTGATAGGGCATGGAAGGCTGGCTGATGCACGACAGTGGGACCATGTGTTTGAGACCTCTGGAGTTTGGAAGATGAGATGGGCATGGTGGGACGGGTCGCAGTTGATaatctcagaggtcttttccaaccttaatgagtcTGTGGTCTCTTTGAGGTTTTGGGATGAGGTGTGTGCTGTATGTGCCATTTTCCAGATGGGCTTTGTTATGCTCTCAAGAGCAGGAACGTCTAGTCTGCCATTCTGTCTTACTAATTCTAATCTAATACCTACACTAGACAGCAGACATACCTATTTGGGGGGAGTTTTTGGATTCCCTTCTATACTGATAACATGAGAAAGTCATAGGaatgttttcagtgctttcatcCACTCTATTCACAGccaatttgttttttctttttagataaAGCCACCATTTTGGTACCAAGAACCAGAATACTATCAGTGGTCAGGGGCCATACGAACACACAGCGATCTGACTTGAGGCAACACATCAGATTCAGCAATAattgcacagaaacaaagcagatgtGTTAATAATCATCAAATCCAAGTTGGGAGTGAGAAAAGGATCTTCCGACTTACCAGATTTTCTATAGAGCTCTGAAATTCACTGATCTTTTTCAACGTCTCTTTGTCTCTCTTTACTTCGTTTATGTACATGGCCAAGTCCTTGAAAGAAAAGCGAGTGTTGATTATTGTTTTCCCAATAGAACCAATACCTTCAATACAGCAGCCTGGGTGTTTTCCAACCCCTTCTCCTTGCATGTGTTTGGGAGCTGgaccaggagcagcagctctacAGGAACCCAagcagcacaggatgctgcaATCACAGGCGTCaccagaagaaaaggaaaagcagcccaACAGATTTCTGCTGTACTACAAGCCCAGTGATTataaatgaagcaaaggggCCCATGTTGGCATCCACTGTGGTTGCCTGTGCCCCTGGGCTGCATCCCAGCACCTCGGGGTGCGCTGTGCTGGTATAGAAGGAACATTTCTGCTGCAATTTCTCCCATTTCCCAGAAGAGGGCAATGCATGAACCCAATAACCCAACTCATATCTGCTGTGAGccccagcagcaagcagctcagctctcaTCACCCCAATTCCCTTCATCTCCGCCGGGAAAAGAACTCTGAGCCGCTCTTCATTATCAAAACACCCACCTCTGTACTATAATAGGCATTCCAACTGCATGATAACCAACAAAATCCTCTGCTTGCCCAAATGTTGACCTGAAGAGAAAGAGCCTTCCCCTTCAACTACAACTTCTTACATCCTTCTGACCATACCTCCCTATTTGATCTGCTCCCTGCCTCCTGGTCCTCAACAAGAGCTCCTTGTCATCTTGGATTAAATCTGAGAGTAGAATTCTTTAAGACATCCCCTTCAGGCGAGACCTTCCCCAGCTTCCCAACGCAGGAAGGGTTAATCACAGACAATAATCACTAATTGAAATGACAATACTTATAACATCACGAAACACCAGAGCCAGGGATGCTTATCAAGAGCGACAAAAGTAAAAGCCTCATAAGAGGAGGTCGGCATCTTCCATCAGTGCTTGGATGCTCCCTCCTGCTGAGCAGACCAGTGTGTGTGCAAAAGGGAAACCCACTTCTAGGTTTCTTGGTGACCTGAAGCAGCAACATGCAGGCTGGGTTTGTAGGGTTGTCCCCATCCCCTGGGGTTCAGCCCTGTGTGCTCAGGTGTAGGGATGATGCAAGCAGCCTCAGGGTGCAACTCCTGCCCCCCGCCCTGTGCTAATGATGACATATACAAAGTGAAAGGGAGTGAAGCCCTTTGGGAAGGGCAGCTCCGGTTGTGGATACCCACCCCCTGCACAGctcaccccatagggcaccGATGTCCGCCAGCACAGGAGACAGAAAGGCTGCAATCTTGATGGAGAGCAATGCTTGTAAGTTAAGCTCTGGTTTACAAATCAATTAAAATCAAACCGCTCTGCTTCCTACGCCCCTTGGCTAGCCCAGCACTTTGTGATGGggcaaggaaagcaaacaaacctcTCTGATGGCTATTGGCAGCTTCCTCCCAAAAATGCTGACTCCGCAGCAGAGACTGCATCCATTTATTTATGAGCAACAacagcagtgggtgctgcattACGAGGCCATAAGCAGGGTTTAACAGCTgtcaccagctctgctgctttgtctCATCAGCCAGGAAGGACATTTTCAAGGGAGGGGGGGATTTGTGGCACCAGAGGGAATCCCTTCTCCCACCCCCAGAATGGCTGTTTGAGGCTGTACTGTTCAGCAGAGGAATGGGAGTGCAGCGTCCTTCAGGCCTAACTAGAATGACCTACATATGGGCTCGGACTCACTGGCTTGCAGGGACAGTGGCTAAAAAGGTCACCAAAGTTACGTAACTGTAGGAAACACAGAGTCATTAAAAAGCTGAGGCTCAAAGGTAGAAAACAAAGTGACCTCAAAGCAAACAAACGAGGCCAGGGATGAACCCTGCAATGCTCTCCAGAGAGGAAACCTGGATTTAATGGGCATCATCCCCCCAGATTCTGCTGACGATGATCCTGCTGTGAGTTTGGAGTGCACCAGGGGGTGTATCCCACCAAACAGCAACCCACACACACATGCCCTAAAGGAGAGCTGCCTTCCCCAGGATGCTGGGCTGCCTGTCCACCCACAGGTCTGCTGTACCTGCATTGCTTCCAGAgcctccttcagctgctgcttctcaggcCGGTCTGATGAgtggctgagcagctcctgaaaCACAAAAGCACGTGGGTGTACATGGAAGGCATCGTACATCaatctgcagggctgcagctgctg is a genomic window of Coturnix japonica isolate 7356 chromosome 17, Coturnix japonica 2.1, whole genome shotgun sequence containing:
- the VAV2 gene encoding guanine nucleotide exchange factor VAV2 isoform X4, translating into MEEWRQCGRWLIDCKVLPPNHRVVWPSAVVFDLAQALRDGVLLCQLLHNLSPGSIDLKDINFRPQMSQFLCLKNIRTFLKVCHDKFGLRNSDLFDPFDLFDVRDFGKVISAVSRLSFHTIAQTKGIRPFPSEETTENDDDVYRSLEELADEHDLGEDIYDCVPCEDEGDDIYEDIIRVEVQQPMKMGMTEDDKRNCCLLEIQETEAKYYKTLEDIEKNYMNPLKLVLTPQDMEAIFINLEDLIKVHFNFLRAIDVSMMSGGSSLAKVFLEFKERLLIYGKYCSHMEYAQNTLNHLIANRDDVRQKVEECTLKVQDGKFKLQDLLVVPMQRVLKYHLLLKELLSHSSDRPEKQQLKEALEAMQDLAMYINEVKRDKETLKKISEFQSSIENLQVKLEEFGRPKIDGELKVRSIVNHTKQDRYLFLFDKVVIVCKRKGYNYELKEIIELLFHKMTDDPMNNKDIKKWSYGFYLIHLQGKQGFQFFCKTEEMKRKWMEQFEMAMSNIKPEKANANHHSFQMYTFEKTTNCKACKMFLRGTFYQGYLCPKCGAGAHKECLEIIPPCKMGSSADQDLLSAGPGPKMVAVQNYHGNPAPPGKPVLTFQIGDVIELLRGDPESPWWEGRLLQTKKSGYFPSSSVKPCPVDARPPNSRPPSREIDYTVYPWFAGNMERQQTDNLLKAHVSGTYLIRERPAEAERFAISIKFNEEVKHIKVVEKDNWIHITEAKKFESLLELVEYYQNHSLKESFKQLDTTLKYPYKSRERSTSRTFTRSPASCASYNFSFLSPQGLNFSSQSSSSPFWSVFTPRVIGTAVARYNFAARDMRELSLREGDVVKIYSRIGGDQGWWKGETNGRVGWFPSTYVEEEGVQ
- the VAV2 gene encoding guanine nucleotide exchange factor VAV2 isoform X3; translated protein: MEEWRQCGRWLIDCKVLPPNHRVVWPSAVVFDLAQALRDGVLLCQLLHNLSPGSIDLKDINFRPQMSQFLCLKNIRTFLKVCHDKFGLRNSDLFDPFDLFDVRDFGKVISAVSRLSFHTIAQTKGIRPFPSEETTENDDDVYRSLEELADEHDLGEDIYDCVPCEDEGDDIYEDIIRVEVQQPMIRYMQKMGMTEDDKRNCCLLEIQETEAKYYKTLEDIEKNYMNPLKLVLTPQDMEAIFINLEDLIKVHFNFLRAIDVSMMSGGSSLAKVFLEFKERLLIYGKYCSHMEYAQNTLNHLIANRDDVRQKVEECTLKVQDGKFKLQDLLVVPMQRVLKYHLLLKELLSHSSDRPEKQQLKEALEAMQDLAMYINEVKRDKETLKKISEFQSSIENLQVKLEEFGRPKIDGELKVRSIVNHTKQDRYLFLFDKVVIVCKRKGYNYELKEIIELLFHKMTDDPMNNKDIKKWSYGFYLIHLQGKQGFQFFCKTEEMKRKWMEQFEMAMSNIKPEKANANHHSFQMYTFEKTTNCKACKMFLRGTFYQGYLCPKCGAGAHKECLEIIPPCKMGSSADQDLLSAGPGPKMVAVQNYHGNPAPPGKPVLTFQIGDVIELLRGDPESPWWEGRLLQTKKSGYFPSSSVKPCPVDARPPNSRPPSREIDYTVYPWFAGNMERQQTDNLLKAHVSGTYLIRERPAEAERFAISIKFNEEVKHIKVVEKDNWIHITEAKKFESLLELVEYYQNHSLKESFKQLDTTLKYPYKSRERSTSRTFTRSPASCASYNFSFLSPQGLNFSSQSSSSPFWSVFTPRVIGTAVARYNFAARDMRELSLREGDVVKIYSRIGGDQGWWKGETNGRVGWFPSTYVEEEGVQ
- the VAV2 gene encoding guanine nucleotide exchange factor VAV2 isoform X1, yielding MEEWRQCGRWLIDCKVLPPNHRVVWPSAVVFDLAQALRDGVLLCQLLHNLSPGSIDLKDINFRPQMSQFLCLKNIRTFLKVCHDKFGLRNSDLFDPFDLFDVRDFGKVISAVSRLSFHTIAQTKGIRPFPSEETTENDDDVYRSLEELADEHDLGEDIYDCVPCEDEGDDIYEDIIRVEVQQPMIRYMQKMGMTEDDKRNCCLLEIQETEAKYYKTLEDIEKNYMNPLKLVLTPQDMEAIFINLEDLIKVHFNFLRAIDVSMMSGGSSLAKVFLEFKERLLIYGKYCSHMEYAQNTLNHLIANRDDVRQKVEECTLKVQDGKFKLQDLLVVPMQRVLKYHLLLKELLSHSSDRPEKQQLKEALEAMQDLAMYINEVKRDKETLKKISEFQSSIENLQVKLEEFGRPKIDGELKVRSIVNHTKQDRYLFLFDKVVIVCKRKGYNYELKEIIELLFHKMTDDPMNNKDIKKSHGKMWSYGFYLIHLQGKQGFQFFCKTEEMKRKWMEQFEMAMSNIKPEKANANHHSFQMYTFEKTTNCKACKMFLRGTFYQGYLCPKCGAGAHKECLEIIPPCKMGSSADQDLLSAGPGPKMVAVQNYHGNPAPPGKPVLTFQIGDVIELLRGDPESPWWEGRLLQTKKSGYFPSSSVKPCPVDARPPNSRPPSREIDYTVYPWFAGNMERQQTDNLLKAHVSGTYLIRERPAEAERFAISIKFNEEVKHIKVVEKDNWIHITEAKKFESLLELVEYYQNHSLKESFKQLDTTLKYPYKSRERSTSRTFTRSPASCASYNFSFLSPQGLNFSSQSSSSPFWSVFTPRVIGTAVARYNFAARDMRELSLREGDVVKIYSRIGGDQGWWKGETNGRVGWFPSTYVEEEGVQ